A genome region from Sphingobacteriaceae bacterium GW460-11-11-14-LB5 includes the following:
- a CDS encoding RNA polymerase sigma-70 factor, with amino-acid sequence MAYELYWEKVFAVCYNNIKEVEPAKGMVQEIFKSLWERRSELEIEKIEHYLIRSAKFKTFEYIRNKVNRQKHNEFQMMDCSVSSNCTEEQVLFNNLKEKVDVLVDTLPCQCKRVYKMSREQGMSNKEIAGLLYISERAVEYHITKAMSRLKVGLASY; translated from the coding sequence ATGGCCTATGAATTATACTGGGAGAAGGTATTTGCGGTTTGTTACAATAATATCAAAGAGGTTGAACCCGCAAAGGGTATGGTTCAGGAGATTTTTAAGTCCCTTTGGGAGCGGAGATCGGAACTCGAAATAGAAAAAATTGAACATTACCTGATCCGATCGGCCAAATTTAAAACCTTCGAGTATATCCGAAATAAGGTAAACCGGCAAAAGCATAACGAATTTCAGATGATGGACTGCTCGGTTTCCAGCAATTGTACTGAAGAACAGGTACTTTTTAATAATTTAAAAGAAAAAGTAGATGTTTTGGTCGATACCTTGCCCTGCCAGTGCAAACGGGTATACAAAATGAGTCGCGAACAGGGAATGAGCAATAAAGAAATTGCCGGTTTGCTGTATATTTCCGAACGTGCTGTAGAGTATCATATCACGAAGGCCATGAGCAGGCTTAAAGTTGGTTTGGCCAGTTATTAA
- a CDS encoding glycoside hydrolase, whose translation MQKQIILFLLVLFAFEKVSAQKKQLVASDIISQMKKVADWQWTNLETAGWKNPKKDWTSGAMYAGMMAWARLADNDSYYKKLIQVGEDNKWETGRYRYFADDYCVGQLYSQLYTIYKRPEYIQKFKALADTIVSLPHLESLEWKNNIYTREWAWCDALFMGPPALGYLSQATGDAKYLDKSIALWWKSTSYLYDQDEHLFYRDSRYFDKKEKNGTKVFWSRGNGWVIGGLVRLLSVTPENHPEREKLVKLFISMSEKLASLQQADGSWHASLLDPESYASKETSGTGFICYAMAWGVNNGLIPYKKYEGVISKAWAALSASVHPDGKLGFVQAQGAAPDKVGYDDTDVYGVGAFLLAGSEMFRLSIANHDKSVFAEAYNGSSTNNNQTVKIAWPQIVKKVKVKNPKQLIARNAASGQIVPLSVSYKDEKITGVYFTENITAGTSKFFEISTK comes from the coding sequence ATGCAGAAACAAATAATTCTATTCCTTTTGGTTCTTTTCGCTTTCGAAAAGGTAAGTGCGCAGAAAAAACAGCTGGTAGCAAGTGATATCATCAGCCAGATGAAAAAAGTTGCTGACTGGCAATGGACAAATTTAGAAACAGCAGGATGGAAAAACCCGAAAAAAGACTGGACCAGTGGCGCCATGTATGCTGGTATGATGGCATGGGCACGCCTGGCCGATAACGATAGCTATTATAAAAAGCTCATTCAGGTTGGTGAAGATAACAAGTGGGAAACAGGAAGATATAGATATTTTGCAGACGATTATTGCGTTGGTCAGCTTTATTCGCAGTTGTATACCATTTATAAAAGACCCGAATATATTCAGAAGTTTAAAGCCCTGGCCGATACCATTGTTTCTTTACCACATTTGGAAAGTTTAGAATGGAAAAATAATATTTATACCCGCGAATGGGCCTGGTGCGATGCCTTGTTTATGGGCCCACCGGCACTGGGTTATTTAAGCCAGGCAACCGGAGATGCCAAATACCTCGATAAATCAATCGCATTATGGTGGAAATCAACATCCTATTTATACGATCAAGATGAGCATCTTTTTTACCGCGACAGCCGTTATTTCGATAAAAAGGAAAAAAATGGAACAAAAGTATTCTGGAGCAGAGGCAATGGATGGGTTATTGGCGGTTTAGTTCGTCTCTTATCGGTAACACCCGAAAATCATCCTGAGCGGGAGAAATTAGTGAAATTGTTTATCAGCATGTCTGAAAAGTTAGCGTCGCTGCAACAGGCAGATGGCAGCTGGCATGCCAGTTTACTCGATCCCGAAAGTTATGCTTCAAAAGAAACCAGCGGTACCGGATTTATCTGTTATGCGATGGCCTGGGGCGTAAATAACGGGCTCATCCCTTACAAAAAGTACGAAGGGGTAATTTCCAAAGCCTGGGCCGCCCTTAGCGCTTCTGTTCACCCTGATGGAAAGCTGGGCTTTGTACAGGCACAAGGTGCTGCACCCGATAAAGTTGGCTATGACGATACAGATGTTTACGGGGTTGGTGCTTTTTTATTGGCAGGAAGTGAAATGTTTCGCTTAAGTATTGCAAATCATGATAAAAGTGTTTTTGCCGAGGCATATAACGGATCTTCAACCAATAACAATCAAACGGTAAAAATTGCATGGCCACAAATTGTAAAAAAGGTTAAAGTGAAAAATCCGAAGCAATTAATTGCAAGAAACGCGGCCAGCGGCCAAATTGTACCTTTAAGTGTCAGCTATAAAGATGAAAAAATAACCGGGGTATACTTTACCGAGAATATTACAGCCGGAACCAGCAAATTTTTTGAAATCAGCACCAAATAA
- a CDS encoding beta-xylosidase, with product MSPKIKLLLVSIGLLSFQLGQAQNVDQKPLSNVWTADNGNGTFKNPLLTGDWADPDFIRVGDDFYFVSTSMNYVPGCPILHSKDLVNWEMAGYAVDKYDEDPRYNLQGGNMYSNGSWAATIRYHNGLFYVGFCTPSRNGAKGSYSMCVAKDIKGPWKRTIFPEYLYDPGLFFDDDGKVYVAHGQQKIFITELNADALSVKTPQKEIYENRDFPYLEGSHMYKVNGKYYILSTTGGTNGRQICLRSDNIYGPYEAKVVMRSDVTLPGSFLHQGGMLQLKDGSWWFMIMQDRWPIGRSPHLEPVTWVDGWPMLGVDGKGVINAAKPNVGQTYPVKVPATSDEFNAVNLGLQWQWNHNPDNEKWSLKKRKGHMRLQASLANDLTMARNTLTQRVQGPASEGIVEMDITGLKDGNVAGFGIFQKPYAYIAVRKAGDEKTLIMVNNNKVIDSIKVFKQHKIWIKANASHIGYKATFAYSLDGEKFISFGNQLNMAVGYNWTANRFALFNFSTKKEGEGGYADFNWFRFKGTNPLAQ from the coding sequence CATCGGTTTGTTAAGCTTTCAGCTTGGCCAGGCCCAGAATGTTGACCAGAAACCCCTTTCCAATGTATGGACAGCCGATAATGGCAACGGCACGTTTAAGAACCCCTTACTTACGGGCGATTGGGCCGATCCGGATTTTATCCGTGTAGGTGATGATTTTTACTTTGTTTCTACCAGTATGAACTACGTGCCGGGCTGCCCTATTTTGCATTCTAAAGATTTGGTGAACTGGGAAATGGCAGGGTATGCCGTAGATAAATATGATGAAGATCCAAGATATAACCTGCAGGGTGGAAATATGTACAGTAATGGCTCCTGGGCAGCAACAATCAGGTATCACAACGGATTATTTTATGTTGGCTTTTGTACCCCGAGCAGGAATGGGGCAAAGGGCAGTTATTCCATGTGTGTGGCAAAAGACATCAAAGGGCCATGGAAGCGGACTATTTTTCCGGAATATTTATACGATCCGGGGCTGTTTTTTGATGATGATGGTAAAGTTTATGTGGCCCATGGACAACAAAAAATTTTTATAACCGAATTAAATGCAGATGCGTTATCGGTTAAAACACCTCAAAAGGAAATTTATGAAAACCGTGATTTTCCTTATTTAGAAGGTTCGCACATGTATAAAGTAAATGGAAAGTATTATATTTTAAGTACTACCGGAGGTACCAATGGCAGACAGATCTGTTTGCGGTCGGATAATATTTACGGTCCATACGAAGCGAAAGTCGTTATGCGCAGTGATGTAACGCTTCCCGGCAGTTTTTTACACCAGGGCGGAATGCTGCAGCTTAAAGATGGCTCCTGGTGGTTTATGATTATGCAGGACCGCTGGCCAATAGGTCGTTCTCCCCACTTAGAACCCGTGACCTGGGTAGATGGCTGGCCGATGTTAGGTGTAGATGGTAAAGGTGTAATAAATGCAGCAAAGCCAAATGTTGGTCAGACTTATCCTGTAAAAGTACCGGCAACATCAGATGAGTTTAATGCAGTAAACCTTGGCTTGCAATGGCAGTGGAACCATAATCCCGATAACGAAAAATGGTCGTTAAAGAAAAGAAAAGGCCATATGCGTTTACAGGCTTCATTGGCGAACGACTTAACAATGGCGCGCAATACACTTACCCAGCGTGTTCAGGGGCCAGCCTCTGAAGGGATTGTTGAAATGGATATAACGGGTTTAAAAGATGGTAATGTTGCCGGATTCGGTATTTTTCAAAAACCTTACGCTTATATCGCAGTAAGGAAAGCGGGCGACGAAAAAACATTGATTATGGTAAACAATAATAAAGTGATTGACAGCATTAAAGTTTTTAAACAGCATAAAATCTGGATAAAAGCAAATGCCTCACATATTGGTTATAAAGCAACATTCGCATACAGCCTGGATGGAGAGAAATTCATTTCATTTGGGAACCAGCTTAACATGGCCGTTGGGTATAACTGGACCGCCAATCGCTTTGCTTTATTTAATTTCAGTACCAAAAAAGAAGGAGAAGGTGGTTATGCAGATTTTAACTGGTTCAGGTTTAAAGGCACAAACCCTCTCGCCCAATAA